A window of the Gossypium arboreum isolate Shixiya-1 chromosome 2, ASM2569848v2, whole genome shotgun sequence genome harbors these coding sequences:
- the LOC108463781 gene encoding adenylate kinase 4 produces MADSAVALEDVASVDIMTELLRRFKCSSKPDKRLILIGPPGSGKGTQSPMIKDDYCLCHLATGDMLRAAVAAKTPLGIKAKEAMDKGELVSDDLVVGIIDEAMKKTSCQKGFILDGFPRTVVQAQKLDEMLEKQGTKIDKVLNFAIDDSILEERITGRWIHPSSGRTYHTKFAPPKVPGLDDVTGEPLIQRKDDTPAVLKSRLEAFHRQTEPVIDYYGSKGILANLPAEKPPKEVTSEVQKVLSS; encoded by the exons ATGGCGGATTCTGCTGTGGCTTTGGAGGATGTTGCTTCCGTTGATATCATGACTGAGCTACTTCGCCGTTTCAAGTGCTCCTCCAAACCAGACAAACGCCTCATTCTCATTG GCCCCCCTGGATCTGGAAAGGGCACACAGTCGCCTATGATTAAGGATGATTACTGCTTGTGCCATTTAGCCACAGGTGATATGCTCAGAGCTGCAGTTGCTGCCAAAACACCTCTTGGTATTAAGGCCAAAGAAGCCATGGATAAA GGTGAACTTGTCTCTGATGATTTGGTGGTTGGGATAATTGATGAAGCCATGAAGAAAACCTCTTGCCAAAAAGGTTTCATTTTAGATGGTTTTCCAAGGACTGTCGTTCAAGCACAGAAG CTTGATGAGATGCTTGAGAAGCAGGGAACTAAGATCGACAAGGTGTTGAACTTTGCCATCGATGATTCCATATTGGAAGAGAGGATCACCGGTCGTTGGATTCATCCTTCTAGCGGCCGAACCTACCACACCAAATTTGCACCTCCCAAAGTTCCTGGTCTTGATGAT GTCACTGGGGAGCCATTGATTCAAAGAAAAGATGACACCCCAGCAGTTCTCAAGTCAAGGCTAGAGGCTTTTCATCGAcagactgagccg GTAATCGATTATTATGGTAGCAAAGGTATTCTTGCCAATCTTCCTGCGGAGAAACCTCCAAAAGAGGTCACTTCTGAGGTTCAGAAGGTTCTTTCTTCATAG